A genomic window from Lycium barbarum isolate Lr01 chromosome 4, ASM1917538v2, whole genome shotgun sequence includes:
- the LOC132635834 gene encoding receptor-like protein kinase HSL1 isoform X2, producing the protein MHWSDSKFLQSWDLKFSPCGWSGVTCIYGISIVKLDLEEKRITGTIPSTICQLKNLTVIDLSNNNISGAIPASLRDCSKLQHLDLSNNSSTGQIPGHLFQLQYLHHLSLSHNHLSGAIPDAINLVSLSDMDLSHNQLSGSIPKGLGDLPRLYVLDLSHNQLSGNISENLDHLRRRIKTLRLCSNKFKGRSSVEFLRLTFEENCFDESNLCSNNSFPGLPSCSSGDKVLKFMREKHFIIIIPAVGVGVAIQLVWIFYMVRKHCSKMKNQNSKEDLRFITFHKLKLTKEDIVSSLKDENVIGHGGSGKVYRMAINQTGDTFAVKSIGHDKRLGEKFPKDFLAEIRIIGLIRHRNIVKLFCCISSTDKNLLVYEYFEKQSLDKWLRRKKRAVSPGQSSIPSLDWCSSRTLLHAPRLHSTHHS; encoded by the exons ATg CACTGGAGCGATTCGAAGTTCCTCCAGTCATGGGATTTGAAATTTTCGCCATGTGGTTGGTCTGGAGTGACATGCATCTATGGCATTAGCATCGTGAAGCTAGATCTTGAAGAAAAGAGGATTACTGGAACAATTCCATCAACAATATGCCAACTCAAGAACCTTACCGTGATTGATCtctccaacaacaacatatctggGGCCATACCAGCTAGCCTGAGGGACTGCTCAAAGCTACAGCATTTGGACCTGTCCAACAATTCTTCGACAGGCCAAATTCCAG GTCACTTGTTCCAATTGCAGTATTTGCATCACTTGTCACTAAGTCACAACCACTTGTCGGGTGCGATACCTGATGCAATAAACTTGGTTAGTTTGTCTGATATGGATCTTTCTCATAACCAATTGAGTGGATCTATACCGAAGGGACTTGGTGATTTACCTAGATTGTATGTTTTGGATTTATCTCATAATCAGTTATCAGGAAACATTTCGGAGAATTTAGATCATCTTAGGCGGCGTATAAAGACCCTTAGGCTTTGCTCCAACAAATTCAAAGGGAGAAGCTCTGTTGAATTTTTGAGGCTAACGTTTGAAGAGAATTGCTTTGATGAATCCAACCTTTGTTCCAATAACTCTTTCCCTGGCTTACCAAGCTGTTCTTCTGGTGATAAGGTTCTAAAATTTATGAGAGAAAAACACTTCATTATCATAATTCCTGCTGTAGGTGTTGGAGTAGCTATACAGTTAGTATGGATCTTTTATATGGTCAGAAAGCATTGCTCGAAAATGAAGAACCAAAATTCCAAAGAGGACTTGAGGTTCATTACATTTCACAAGCTTAAGTTAACTAAGGAGGACATTGTATCTAGCTTGAAAGACGAAAATGTAATTGGACATGGAGGATCAGGGAAGGTCTACCGGATGGCGATCAATCAAACTGGAGACACCTTTGCTGTCAAAAGCATAGGGCATGACAAAAGATTAGGTGAAAAATTCCCAAAGGATTTTCTGGCAGAAATTCGAATAATTGGTCTCATTCGACACAGAAACATTGTCAAGCTCTTTTGCTGCATCTCTAGCACAGACAAAAACCTTCTAGTCTATGAATACTTTGAGAAACAAAGCCTGGACAAATGGCTACGGAGAAAGAAAAGAGCAGTATCACCAGGTCAAAGTAGCATCCCATCCCTGGATTGGTGCAGCTCAAGGACTCTGCTACATGCACCAAGATTGCACTCGACCCATCATTCATAG
- the LOC132635834 gene encoding receptor-like protein kinase HSL1 isoform X1 codes for MKRSTSGSINMLKESSCHSFLKMQIFFLMFFILISLSFQEILQFPSTEHSILLSLKQHWSDSKFLQSWDLKFSPCGWSGVTCIYGISIVKLDLEEKRITGTIPSTICQLKNLTVIDLSNNNISGAIPASLRDCSKLQHLDLSNNSSTGQIPGHLFQLQYLHHLSLSHNHLSGAIPDAINLVSLSDMDLSHNQLSGSIPKGLGDLPRLYVLDLSHNQLSGNISENLDHLRRRIKTLRLCSNKFKGRSSVEFLRLTFEENCFDESNLCSNNSFPGLPSCSSGDKVLKFMREKHFIIIIPAVGVGVAIQLVWIFYMVRKHCSKMKNQNSKEDLRFITFHKLKLTKEDIVSSLKDENVIGHGGSGKVYRMAINQTGDTFAVKSIGHDKRLGEKFPKDFLAEIRIIGLIRHRNIVKLFCCISSTDKNLLVYEYFEKQSLDKWLRRKKRAVSPGQSSIPSLDWCSSRTLLHAPRLHSTHHS; via the exons ATGAAAAGAAGCACAAGTGGAAGTATCAATATGCTCAAAGAAAGCTCTTGCCACTCTTTCCTTAAAATGCAAATCTTCTTCCTTATGTTTTTCATCTTAATTAGCCTGTCTTTCCAAGAAATTTTACAATTTCCAAGCACGGAACATTCCATCTTACTAAGCTTGAAACAGCACTGGAGCGATTCGAAGTTCCTCCAGTCATGGGATTTGAAATTTTCGCCATGTGGTTGGTCTGGAGTGACATGCATCTATGGCATTAGCATCGTGAAGCTAGATCTTGAAGAAAAGAGGATTACTGGAACAATTCCATCAACAATATGCCAACTCAAGAACCTTACCGTGATTGATCtctccaacaacaacatatctggGGCCATACCAGCTAGCCTGAGGGACTGCTCAAAGCTACAGCATTTGGACCTGTCCAACAATTCTTCGACAGGCCAAATTCCAG GTCACTTGTTCCAATTGCAGTATTTGCATCACTTGTCACTAAGTCACAACCACTTGTCGGGTGCGATACCTGATGCAATAAACTTGGTTAGTTTGTCTGATATGGATCTTTCTCATAACCAATTGAGTGGATCTATACCGAAGGGACTTGGTGATTTACCTAGATTGTATGTTTTGGATTTATCTCATAATCAGTTATCAGGAAACATTTCGGAGAATTTAGATCATCTTAGGCGGCGTATAAAGACCCTTAGGCTTTGCTCCAACAAATTCAAAGGGAGAAGCTCTGTTGAATTTTTGAGGCTAACGTTTGAAGAGAATTGCTTTGATGAATCCAACCTTTGTTCCAATAACTCTTTCCCTGGCTTACCAAGCTGTTCTTCTGGTGATAAGGTTCTAAAATTTATGAGAGAAAAACACTTCATTATCATAATTCCTGCTGTAGGTGTTGGAGTAGCTATACAGTTAGTATGGATCTTTTATATGGTCAGAAAGCATTGCTCGAAAATGAAGAACCAAAATTCCAAAGAGGACTTGAGGTTCATTACATTTCACAAGCTTAAGTTAACTAAGGAGGACATTGTATCTAGCTTGAAAGACGAAAATGTAATTGGACATGGAGGATCAGGGAAGGTCTACCGGATGGCGATCAATCAAACTGGAGACACCTTTGCTGTCAAAAGCATAGGGCATGACAAAAGATTAGGTGAAAAATTCCCAAAGGATTTTCTGGCAGAAATTCGAATAATTGGTCTCATTCGACACAGAAACATTGTCAAGCTCTTTTGCTGCATCTCTAGCACAGACAAAAACCTTCTAGTCTATGAATACTTTGAGAAACAAAGCCTGGACAAATGGCTACGGAGAAAGAAAAGAGCAGTATCACCAGGTCAAAGTAGCATCCCATCCCTGGATTGGTGCAGCTCAAGGACTCTGCTACATGCACCAAGATTGCACTCGACCCATCATTCATAG